A single genomic interval of Sphingobacteriales bacterium harbors:
- a CDS encoding energy transducer TonB, with product MDILDIVFEGRNKAYGAYDLRKVYPKHLRNSLIATVLGILFLVAIPYVKALVTPLLENNKEKSRVLEMELPPPPPMTNEPPPPPPPPELPPPEKPQVKFVEVEVKKDEEVVEEEKVADVEELKEAEVSTKTVEGDKNAVTKIDAPIEEVKEEKIEEVKVVEPPKPKEPEVFTIVEQQPEFDGGEGAMQKFIQKNLEYPAIARENNIQGTVYVEFVVGSKGDISKVRVVRGIGGGCDEEALRVVNKMPNWKPGKQGGQAVNVKFTLPIKFRLE from the coding sequence ATGGATATATTGGACATTGTTTTCGAAGGGCGAAACAAGGCCTACGGCGCTTACGACCTTCGGAAAGTTTACCCTAAGCATTTGCGCAATTCGCTAATTGCTACGGTTTTAGGTATTTTGTTTTTGGTGGCTATACCCTACGTAAAAGCCTTGGTAACGCCCTTGCTCGAAAATAATAAAGAAAAATCGAGAGTATTGGAAATGGAGTTACCACCGCCCCCACCCATGACAAATGAACCGCCCCCGCCCCCTCCACCCCCCGAGCTTCCCCCTCCCGAAAAACCACAGGTTAAATTTGTAGAGGTAGAAGTGAAAAAAGATGAAGAAGTAGTAGAAGAAGAAAAAGTGGCCGATGTTGAGGAACTAAAAGAAGCCGAAGTTTCGACTAAAACCGTTGAGGGCGACAAAAACGCCGTTACAAAAATTGATGCCCCTATTGAAGAAGTAAAAGAAGAAAAAATTGAAGAGGTAAAAGTAGTAGAACCACCCAAACCCAAAGAACCAGAAGTATTTACTATTGTCGAACAACAACCCGAATTTGACGGCGGTGAAGGTGCTATGCAAAAGTTTATTCAAAAAAACTTAGAATACCCCGCCATTGCCCGCGAAAACAATATTCAAGGAACAGTATACGTTGAGTTTGTAGTTGGCTCTAAGGGCGATATTTCAAAAGTTCGCGTTGTGCGCGGTATAGGCGGCGGCTGCGACGAAGAAGCCCTGCGTGTAGTAAATAAAATGCCTAACTGGAAGCCCGGCAAACAAGGCGGGCAAGCGGTAAATGTTAAATTTACCCTTCCTATTAAATTCCGGTTAGAGTAG
- a CDS encoding biopolymer transporter ExbD, translated as MAEMQTSQGGGKKKGSKVRGKKMSTRVDLTPMVDLAFLLLTFFMMTTTFNKPKVMELATPEEPKDTTQRTKIKESTVLVLMLSDRDRIYWYDYPDNGDPPTVTNTDFSESGVRKIILDKKSRVEQQHGLDDRKKWDEEKKDSIDIKTSKLITLIKPDSTSNFKNLVDILDEMAINDVTKFVLTDITDKERQMIADAKAAEAAATGN; from the coding sequence ATGGCCGAAATGCAAACCTCACAGGGTGGTGGTAAGAAAAAAGGTAGTAAGGTACGGGGCAAAAAAATGTCAACAAGGGTGGACTTAACCCCTATGGTTGACCTTGCCTTTTTATTGCTAACTTTTTTTATGATGACCACTACTTTTAATAAACCCAAAGTAATGGAATTGGCTACCCCCGAAGAACCAAAAGATACAACCCAGCGTACTAAAATTAAAGAATCAACCGTTCTTGTGCTGATGCTTTCTGACCGAGACAGAATTTATTGGTATGATTATCCGGATAATGGAGACCCACCAACTGTAACTAATACCGACTTCTCAGAATCCGGAGTGCGCAAAATCATCCTCGACAAAAAATCTCGTGTTGAGCAACAACATGGCTTAGATGACAGAAAAAAATGGGACGAAGAGAAAAAAGACTCTATAGATATAAAAACAAGCAAATTAATAACATTAATTAAACCCGATTCTACCTCGAACTTCAAAAACTTAGTGGACATTTTAGACGAAATGGCCATTAACGATGTTACCAAATTTGTGCTGACCGATATTACCGATAAAGAACGACAAATGATTGCCGATGCCAAAGCAGCTGAAGCAGCCGCAACCGGCAATTAG
- a CDS encoding biopolymer transporter ExbD has translation MPKHKIPRKSTTIDMTAMCDVAFLLLTFFILTTQFRPEEVVSIDTPSSISDFILPDADVLLLSVGNDGRVFFSMDGKEHRLNLINKFEEKYQMGLTDEQKYQFAIANDVGLPIGQLKQYYSIEPIKRKEVKMPGIPVDTLVGPTNELSDWIYFGRLSNPNVRIAVKGDNKAPFKVVNAVIKTLEKQDIHQFSFITDLEANPNAPKTASHGGGGKH, from the coding sequence ATGCCCAAGCATAAAATACCACGCAAAAGCACAACCATAGACATGACGGCCATGTGTGACGTAGCCTTTTTGCTGCTGACCTTTTTTATTTTAACCACCCAATTCAGACCCGAAGAAGTGGTTTCTATAGACACGCCCTCCTCTATATCTGACTTTATACTTCCCGATGCAGATGTATTGCTTTTATCGGTTGGCAACGATGGCAGAGTGTTTTTCTCTATGGACGGCAAAGAACACCGATTAAACCTGATAAATAAATTTGAGGAAAAATACCAGATGGGACTTACCGACGAGCAAAAATATCAGTTTGCTATTGCCAACGATGTTGGCTTGCCCATTGGCCAGCTTAAACAATATTATTCGATAGAACCAATAAAACGCAAAGAGGTAAAAATGCCCGGAATTCCAGTTGATACGCTTGTTGGCCCTACTAACGAATTAAGCGATTGGATTTACTTTGGCCGACTGTCGAACCCTAACGTCCGGATTGCTGTAAAAGGCGACAACAAAGCCCCTTTTAAAGTAGTTAACGCCGTTATTAAAACCCTCGAAAAACAAGATATTCACCAGTTTAGCTTTATCACCGACCTTGAAGCCAACCCCAATGCGCCTAAAACAGCAAGCCATGGCGGGGGCGGCAAACACTAA
- a CDS encoding MotA/TolQ/ExbB proton channel family protein, whose translation MSNTAKSTPQASNKGAGSIFPLIVIPLAIVLGFIIWKVILGNPANFKDGNTAGEPLPGSILGMMYKGGFIVPILIAQLLIVITFCIERFITIARAAGVGSMDAFLRKVMGLVDKNDISAAMAECNKQKGSLGNVVYSGLHKYREMQSEASLEKDQKVLAITKEVEEATTLELPMLEKNLNILATIASVATLFGLLGTVIGMIRAFAALSVAGSPDASALATGISEALINTALGIGTSAIAIIAYNYFTNRIDGLTYRIDEAGYSLTQAFASSQK comes from the coding sequence ATGAGCAACACAGCAAAATCTACACCCCAAGCATCCAACAAAGGCGCGGGTAGTATCTTCCCGCTTATAGTAATTCCATTGGCAATTGTACTTGGTTTTATCATTTGGAAAGTTATATTAGGCAACCCCGCCAATTTTAAAGATGGCAACACAGCCGGCGAGCCATTGCCCGGAAGCATTTTGGGCATGATGTACAAAGGAGGCTTTATTGTACCAATATTAATAGCCCAACTTTTAATTGTAATTACTTTTTGTATCGAAAGGTTTATTACTATTGCCCGTGCTGCCGGCGTAGGCTCCATGGATGCTTTTTTGCGCAAAGTAATGGGTTTGGTTGATAAAAACGATATTAGTGCTGCTATGGCCGAGTGCAACAAACAAAAAGGCTCTTTGGGTAATGTTGTTTACAGTGGCCTTCATAAATACCGCGAAATGCAAAGCGAAGCAAGCCTTGAGAAAGACCAAAAAGTATTAGCCATCACCAAAGAAGTTGAAGAAGCAACAACGCTTGAACTACCCATGCTCGAGAAAAACCTAAATATTTTGGCCACTATTGCCTCGGTAGCAACACTATTTGGGCTTTTAGGTACGGTAATTGGTATGATACGCGCTTTTGCCGCTCTTTCAGTAGCAGGTTCGCCCGATGCTTCGGCATTGGCAACAGGTATTTCTGAGGCCCTTATTAACACCGCACTTGGTATTGGTACATCGGCCATTGCAATTATTGCCTACAACTATTTTACTAACCGTATTGACGGCTTAACCTACCGCATAGATGAAGCCGGATATAGCCTGACTCAAGCCTTTGCCTCTTCGCAAAAATAG
- a CDS encoding rhomboid family intramembrane serine protease, translated as MLTTLIIGVTVLVSVLAFNNRNLFEKLLFSPFLVKKNNEYSRFITSGFIHANFMHLAFNMLTLYFMGKYVEVFFKVQFGVAVGSLLYVGMYLLALIAADLPDFSRHQNNPYYRSLGASGAVSGVLFASILLAPLSKLIIFPIPIPIPAVLFGVLYLVYSAWASRNANDNIGHSAHFFGALFGILFMLMVYPGIVRHFLNELGI; from the coding sequence ATGCTTACCACTTTAATAATAGGTGTTACAGTCCTCGTCTCCGTATTGGCTTTTAATAATAGAAATTTGTTCGAGAAATTGTTGTTTAGCCCATTCTTAGTTAAAAAAAACAATGAATATTCTCGCTTTATTACATCGGGGTTTATTCATGCCAACTTTATGCACTTAGCCTTTAATATGCTTACCTTATATTTTATGGGGAAATATGTTGAGGTTTTTTTTAAAGTTCAATTTGGCGTTGCTGTGGGTAGTTTACTGTATGTAGGGATGTATTTGTTAGCCCTAATTGCTGCCGACTTACCCGATTTTAGCCGACACCAAAATAACCCTTATTACCGCAGTCTTGGTGCATCGGGGGCTGTTTCGGGGGTTTTGTTTGCCAGTATTTTGTTGGCACCACTAAGCAAACTTATAATTTTTCCTATTCCCATACCAATTCCTGCCGTTTTGTTTGGGGTATTGTATTTGGTCTATTCGGCATGGGCAAGCCGCAATGCGAACGACAATATTGGGCACAGCGCGCACTTTTTTGGAGCTTTATTTGGTATTTTATTTATGTTGATGGTTTACCCCGGCATTGTTCGGCATTTTTTAAATGAATTAGGAATATAA
- a CDS encoding carboxypeptidase-like regulatory domain-containing protein, which produces MILFLAVHTCFTTTQAQGQTQAGDATIRGFVYDKATGEPLIFVLVLLQGTNYGASTDINGFFSIAKVPAGNYTLYCRPVGYDTLQVPVTLAPNDLVNKQLYIAQANTQLQTVEITAERTEKQTEVRASVIKVTPKQISKIPTVGGEPDLAQYLQVLPGVVSTGDQGGQLYIRGGAPIQTKVMLDGLTIYNPFHSIGLFSVFETDLIRNVEVHTGGFSALHGGRISAVIDVTSRDGNRKKHSGKIGASTFSGKALFEGPIKRFNESTQGTSASYMLSAKTSYLDRTSKMLYDYIYEDGLPYNFTDLYGKISLNLGNGSKINFSGYNFDDNVRYLGKSKLHWGSFGSGVNFVAVPGVSKVLIDGHFSFSKYNISLTESDGLPRTSSIGGFNSGVNFSYFLPKGDLKYGIEISGYSTQFKFYTPLGYGIDQDQNTTEIGGFLNYKAIVGDKKLLLEPGLRINYYASLAAFALEPRFALKYNITDRSRLKLASGYYSQNFISTRSDKDVVNLFSGFLSAPEGALDNAFGNEAPNNLQYALHGILGYEFDATRYLDFNIETYYKYFNQLIDINRSKLLNQDPDYVMEVGHAYGFDVLAKYDHKPWYLWAVYSLGYVTRNNGDQVYPPHYDRRHNVNLLASYAFGKGQSWEISARWNFGSGFPFTKTQGFYESLNFNGGIDVDYLTQNGQLEIIYSEKINDGRLPSYHRLDLSIKKEWALGTDARLEATASVTNAYNRDNIFYFDRIHYERINQLPILPSIGVAFSF; this is translated from the coding sequence TTGATTTTATTTTTAGCAGTACACACCTGTTTCACTACTACTCAGGCCCAAGGGCAAACGCAAGCTGGCGATGCTACCATCCGTGGATTTGTTTACGACAAAGCTACCGGCGAACCACTTATTTTTGTATTGGTATTATTGCAAGGCACTAACTACGGCGCTTCAACCGATATAAACGGCTTTTTTAGTATAGCCAAAGTGCCAGCCGGCAACTATACCCTGTATTGCCGGCCTGTAGGCTACGATACGCTACAAGTACCCGTTACCTTAGCACCAAACGATTTAGTAAACAAACAACTATATATTGCCCAAGCTAACACTCAGCTTCAAACCGTTGAGATAACTGCCGAACGCACCGAAAAACAAACCGAAGTGCGCGCCTCGGTTATTAAAGTTACGCCTAAACAAATTTCAAAAATACCAACCGTTGGCGGCGAGCCCGACCTTGCCCAATACTTGCAAGTACTGCCGGGTGTGGTTTCAACAGGCGACCAAGGCGGACAACTATACATACGTGGCGGCGCACCCATACAAACCAAAGTAATGCTCGATGGGCTAACAATTTACAACCCTTTCCATTCCATAGGCTTGTTTTCGGTATTTGAAACCGACCTTATCCGAAATGTTGAAGTGCATACCGGAGGCTTTAGTGCCTTACATGGCGGGCGAATATCGGCGGTAATTGACGTTACCTCGCGCGATGGCAATCGCAAAAAACACAGCGGGAAAATTGGTGCCAGCACCTTCTCAGGAAAGGCATTATTTGAAGGGCCAATAAAACGGTTCAACGAGTCGACACAAGGCACATCTGCATCTTATATGTTAAGTGCAAAAACCTCGTATTTAGACCGTACCTCAAAAATGCTGTACGATTATATTTATGAAGATGGACTGCCCTATAATTTTACCGACTTGTACGGCAAAATTAGTTTAAACTTAGGGAACGGCAGTAAAATAAACTTCTCCGGATATAATTTTGACGACAATGTTCGTTATTTGGGCAAGTCAAAGCTACATTGGGGTTCATTTGGTTCGGGGGTAAATTTTGTCGCTGTTCCGGGTGTTTCAAAAGTATTAATTGATGGCCATTTTTCGTTTTCAAAATATAATATTTCACTTACCGAAAGCGATGGCTTGCCACGAACCAGCAGTATCGGTGGTTTTAATAGCGGCGTAAATTTCTCGTATTTTTTACCTAAGGGCGACCTTAAATATGGCATCGAAATTAGTGGCTATAGCACCCAATTCAAATTTTATACCCCCTTAGGTTACGGCATAGACCAAGACCAAAATACCACCGAAATAGGCGGATTTTTAAACTACAAGGCCATTGTGGGCGATAAAAAATTGCTCCTTGAGCCCGGATTAAGAATTAACTATTACGCTTCTTTGGCAGCATTTGCCCTTGAGCCGCGTTTTGCCCTAAAATATAATATTACCGACCGTTCGAGGCTTAAACTTGCCTCGGGATATTACTCGCAAAACTTTATAAGCACACGCTCAGATAAAGACGTTGTAAACCTTTTTTCCGGATTTTTATCAGCTCCCGAAGGTGCACTTGACAACGCTTTTGGCAACGAAGCTCCCAATAATTTGCAATATGCTTTGCACGGTATTTTGGGGTACGAATTTGATGCCACCCGCTATTTAGATTTTAATATCGAAACGTATTACAAGTATTTTAACCAGCTTATTGATATTAACCGCTCGAAACTACTTAACCAAGACCCCGATTATGTGATGGAGGTTGGGCACGCTTACGGTTTTGATGTACTTGCCAAATACGACCACAAACCTTGGTATTTATGGGCGGTTTACTCGTTGGGTTATGTTACCCGCAACAATGGCGACCAGGTTTACCCGCCCCATTACGACCGCCGCCATAACGTAAATTTATTAGCCTCGTATGCGTTTGGCAAGGGGCAATCGTGGGAAATTAGCGCACGCTGGAATTTTGGGTCGGGGTTTCCGTTTACCAAAACGCAGGGTTTTTATGAGTCGCTTAACTTTAATGGCGGTATTGATGTTGATTATTTAACCCAAAACGGGCAGCTCGAAATCATTTATTCTGAAAAAATTAACGACGGGCGTTTGCCCTCGTATCATCGTTTAGATTTATCTATTAAAAAAGAGTGGGCTTTAGGCACCGACGCTCGCCTCGAGGCTACCGCCAGCGTTACCAATGCTTATAACCGCGATAATATTTTTTATTTCGACCGTATTCATTACGAGCGCATTAACCAACTGCCAATTTTGCCAAGTATTGGTGTAGCATTCTCGTTTTAG
- a CDS encoding glycosyltransferase family 2 protein, whose amino-acid sequence MINGLKVVVVMPAYNAAKTLEQTVADIDQNLVDELILVDDASRDNTFELANNLGIHHIIKHDKNKGYGGNQKTCYKKALDIGADIVIMLHPDYQYTPKLIPSIVHLIASSLYSVVLGSRILGGGALRGGMPLYKYISNRFLTLTQNFIIGAKLSEYHTGYRAFTRQVLQKVNFNANSDDFIFDNQMISQIFMAGFEIAEITCPTKYFNEASSINFKRSLKYGLGVLKVSVEHRLHKWGFIRIKRYETM is encoded by the coding sequence ATGATTAATGGCCTGAAAGTGGTAGTGGTAATGCCCGCTTACAACGCCGCCAAAACCCTCGAACAAACAGTTGCCGATATTGACCAAAATTTAGTTGATGAACTAATTTTAGTTGACGATGCCAGTAGAGATAATACCTTTGAGTTAGCCAACAATTTAGGCATACACCATATTATTAAGCACGATAAAAATAAAGGATATGGCGGTAACCAAAAAACTTGCTACAAAAAAGCCCTCGATATTGGGGCCGACATAGTTATTATGTTGCACCCCGACTACCAATATACACCCAAACTTATTCCGTCAATAGTACATCTAATAGCCAGCAGTTTATATTCGGTTGTTTTAGGCTCGCGTATTTTGGGCGGCGGTGCTTTGCGTGGCGGCATGCCATTGTATAAATACATTTCGAACAGATTTTTAACCCTGACGCAAAATTTTATCATTGGGGCAAAACTTTCTGAATACCACACAGGCTACAGGGCATTTACCCGCCAAGTATTGCAAAAGGTAAATTTTAATGCAAACAGCGACGATTTTATTTTTGACAACCAAATGATTTCACAAATATTTATGGCCGGGTTTGAAATAGCCGAAATTACATGCCCAACCAAGTATTTTAACGAAGCCAGTTCTATTAATTTTAAACGCAGTTTAAAATACGGCTTAGGAGTGTTAAAAGTATCAGTCGAGCATCGTTTGCATAAATGGGGCTTTATCCGGATAAAACGGTACGAAACTATGTAA